The genomic stretch aagtgccaatctcactctaaccgggttgtttacaaaaccggtgccaacctcacctcaatctcaatatgggaatgtgtttgatattacaagcaaaaatcactctagaagtatgataatacaatgagaaacctagagtgattagcaagcacacttagaagaaataaatacaaattttggctcaagtgtgtgaatatgtgtttggatgagttaaattttgaaagctctttgaaatcaatggatttggtttggtatatgtaataaatgctcagccaactaccaatttgaagaaaaaaacgagtttatatagagtttgggaaaaaactagccgtttatagccgttaggagttaattttcgaagctgtctgccgcgaaccggaagtccggatgagggaaccggaattccggttggaagcaaccggaattccggttgcccatccggaattccggatggcaaacagagagcaaaactCAGATTATGCcgattttcccgtttttcaattctttataacttttagctcgtttatccgatttcaaaaattccaattgcgttacgaccgtatcgggatgtattttcttaaaaattaatttaggatatttatttctcattttaaaaaatcaccattttttagtgcgtgagtgagccaaattctatacttatgacttaaagtatacttgcaatcactttacaagactaagaaattaagttaaacctttatcttgagtttcttgagtcttgaagtccattttgGGTCATTTctggaaaacttggtaaaatgaccattttgcccttggtcataattttgactttgaagtgctaattcactttagtttttgctacaaaatcaacagatcattagtaacaaataataatcaaatatttgttaatcatcaaaacaaggagacttaagagtttgggtcaacaaaaTAAACTTAATCTAACTAGCTAATGCTAAATGTCCAAAACAAGAGAGAAATACACaaacaaaaacataaatcaaTATTTAAAACAATGAGAAACTATATATACCATGGACATGAGTGCAAGGAGTGTTCTCagaacaatatatataaatatatatatatatatatatattcaattagcACTGTATTATATATGTTCCAATAAATTAACAGGAATAGAAATAAACATTAAATATGCATGCACAAAAATAAGGCAGAAGCAAATGAGGGAACACTTGAGAATAGGCATTTCAACACAATCCATGAAATCATAAACTTAATTTAGGATCAATAGTAATAGAATTGAAATTTAAACCAGATGCATGAAAAATAAATCACATGAAAACAGAGGAATGTATCCACAATATGGCACTAAAACTTCAATCCAAAGTCAAAAAACACACAGCAATTCATATCACTGGAAAATTCTAGCCATCAAAATCTATGGCTGACCAACTTTGAGGATATGCAAGAGAGTACTATAGTACTCAACTTTGACCATCCATGCTGACAACAGAGCCAATGTCCCTGACAGAAGCACTCAATGCCTTAGGTGACATAGATTTTACCTGGAAACCAGAGATTATTATAAATCATTAACCGACAAAAAATGAGGATCCACCAAAAATGAATACATTATCAAGTGAAAGGAAAAAGCAATGACTAACTGCTTTCATTAAACCATCGAGTAAGCTGGCAAAAGAAAAAACAGACTCAAGTAAGCTTACAGTATAAGAAAAGGTTCACTTAAGCTAAAAAGTTTCAATTTCTTTCCCTTTTCTACTTTTATACTATGGGTTTTcattaatatgtttattttaattaaatttcatatatttttgaACAGATCCTTGTAAGTAAAAATGAGAACGTACCTGCTGTAATTTGCCAGCAATTTTCTGATACAATTCATGAAGTTCAGGTAAGTACAATTCCTTCATTGTTTTGATCTGCCGACAAATGGAAAAAAAACAGTTAACTTTAACTTTTTCAGGTGCCAATAACTTAAATTAACATGCATCAGTCAGCTACATAGTACATGcttttatgaaatataataaCAACCATAATTTCTGTCATTCACACAATGTCTTCATCATTTTTTTATCCTCCCAATCAGATATTTATAgtttattactgcatgtatgtttCACATTCTTGGTCATCCACAATTATCTTAATTACTTCCATAACAGCTACAGAATCCTAGCTTGATAGGTGGAATTAGTTTGATGAACAAGTCATATTACCTTCTGGTAAACCTCTTCTTGCCAATCTACTCCACTCGCATGTCCGGTTGCAGCTGAATCGACAGATGCTACAAAAGGATGTTCACATAATATCATATGAGAAATGCAAAATTGCTAATTATAGAAACCTTTAAAACAATGCAAAACTATACAAGGCAACAACATACTTGATGATGTCTCTAGAAGAGGTCTCTGTGGTTGATATACTAATGATAAAGAACCCACAATCTCTTTCTATTGAACCCATTTACTTTCAAAGTGGAATAACTAAACAAGACATCTAAAGCTGATATGGAGTTAAAAATAAAGAAGtgcatttaatttattttatataaattacTTGTAAAATAATGTAAAAGCTTGTcaatttattatataataagtaTGAACTATGGTCAGAAATTTTATCAGAAcatcataaattaattatataaagtgataCTATGATGCTTCCTTGAAATCATTTAACTCACTGGTCCAATTTGACTCTGTAACTATTTCTTCagaaatatttgaaaaattatggaACAGAGCACATCCCACTATATATAACTAAAACCTACCTCATTCACACTCATAAAgccatttatatatatttatagctaaAGAGCATAAATACATGGGTCTTACACTAACACTTACAATTATGGACTCTTAAATAATCAACATTAAGAAAAAATTCAGGGCCAAAAATCCAATTTCCTCACTGATAAGAAATTATTCACATATATCTTAGTGAATCATTCATTCAAACACCTCTAAGGCATTATTTAAAAGCTTACTAATATACTTTAAAAAAGCAATACAGACCATCATAAGCAGTCAAACTAAAAATTTTACAGACAAATCGTTACAACAGATCAGAAGTCATGAAATTACCACAAATGACCTTTAGTGGAACCAGTAAAATGCATGAAATTATATAACAGATCAGAAGTCAAAACCATTAGAAGCTCTTGGTTAATTTGTTGTTTTCAAAGCTTATTATCATAAATTggtcttataatttttttatagaaaataaataataacatatatatacattgaacTGCAAGAAAGTGCATACTGATCTTGAAACAACAATTGGAGGTGCCCCATTAGGCCAGAAAATATATGCCCCTGAAACCTGCAAGACAGATCATTTTAAGTACTGAAGGCATCGCTTGGACAAATTTGGGACTTGAATAACTCGACAACCATAGCACATGAAGTGCTTACCTGAGAATCAGAATCACCAGTGCTTGAACCATACCAGAGATAGCTCTGTTGTATTAGTACATCAACCTTGTAATATATGACaatcaaatgagcattattttAGCATGCAAATTTTTTTGTCAAGTCAGAGAAAAGACATAAAAAAGTTCCTTACAGATGTAAAATTGACATATAAACTTAAGTTAGCATTCAATTTTTAGTGCCCATTTGTGGTTGGCTTGCCTGATTTTATAATATGTAACTACTGGGTTAAGAAATATTTCCATGGTTACTttttgaaattaaacaacttacctCAGTTTTAGAATTTTACATCTGTTTTAGTTGTCCTGAGGTAGACGAAAAGGTCAGCTTATAATCTCTAGGCCCAACTTCAATGGTATCATTTTGTGGATTCTTTATCTTGGAGAGTAAATTCCTGTTTACTGCAATAGTTTGGAAAAGAAaccagagcaattaaacaattaatGCCTCTTTATGCATACTGTATGATATTGTATCTTAATGGTGAGCTTCATAAGAATCAACTATATATTCAATATAATTTGACTAGCAAGTTTGAAATATGACGAATAGAGAAATTTAAAAGATTGAAGCAATTTCAATAGAAATACTAGGTTATAAGAGGCCACAAATACATATACATGAAGAGAAATACTACTCTCTcatgaaataaattaaaaatcataaatgAGTTCATTTACCATTGAAAATAAACtctaaaatattaatacaaaactAATAACCTGAAACAAAAAAGAGGGTTTGAGAAATATATGGAAGGAGAGATTGTTAGTCATTGCTGGGTTTTCAGAGAAATAGAGGACGAGACTGAGAGAGGGGTGGTGTTGGAGAAATGGACGGCCAATGAGCGGATCATTCAAGAGATGGACAATAAAAGTGTAGAGGGAGGGATTGATGGGTGGCTGTTGTTGGGTTCTTAGTGCCTGGACAAACCAAATAAAATAATCCCCTGTCAAATTCCTAAACTTGGTAGAGAAATAATCTTATAATTATCATATTGGAACCAAATAATCTCATTACTGAGTAAATCAACAATCAATGTCAAACACAAAATATGAACCAATCAAACAAAGTTATCCCATCATCACAGTCAAATTACCAAACTTGGTAGAGAAATAGTCTTGAAATCATTAGAAAAGAAAGCAAtagtatatatgtgtgtgtgtgtgtgtgaataaTGAATATACCTGAAGACTCAAATGGATTCGAGGTTGGTCGATTTGCAAGCCTTACTCTTACAGTCAGGAGCATTTTCAAATTTTGAGGCAGGAAGATCCTCAGACAAAGATCCAACATAGAATCTGATGCTATCTGAGCCCTTATCGCTATGAATCTTAGTCATAGAGACCCACAAAAGGAGCATCTTGGCTTCAATTCCAATCACATCAGAAACCGACCCATAGCTCAATTTCCCTATAATCTTCTTATCGTAGTACACAAAGCAAGGGCTTCTGAGCTCGACCTCGAAACTATCGTCGCCTGAGAGAGAGTAAGATTGGAAATTGGGGAGGAGACCCTTTGGGAGACCGAATTTGGGGAGGAGGTCGTGGACGTCTGAGATTGATGATAGGGCGGGAGTGAATGGACGGTCGGAGTTCAATCTGAGGACCCTGACGGATGAAGAGAAATGGGTTTGTGAGAAAAGGGTCAAAAGTACCAGGAAGAGAGAGATTGGAGAAATGGTTGACGTAATGAGAAGATTTGCTTTGGCTTGGTCCCTTTGTAGCCTTCTCATATTTCTTTGAATCGTTGTTTACAAGTAC from Humulus lupulus chromosome 5, drHumLupu1.1, whole genome shotgun sequence encodes the following:
- the LOC133834764 gene encoding mediator of RNA polymerase II transcription subunit 15a-like isoform X2, coding for MHFLAVQSSVDSAATGHASGVDWQEEVYQKIKTMKELYLPELHELYQKIAGKLQQVKSMSPKALSASVRDIGSVVSMDGQTKTKVN